From Daphnia magna isolate NIES linkage group LG2, ASM2063170v1.1, whole genome shotgun sequence:
ATGTGATTATACAGTGAATACAAGAAAGACACTTGCATAGTTTCAGGATCCACAAGCCACTGCCAAGCTGCAACAGCTGTGCAGATAGAAATAAATGCCAACAAAACTACAAGGATAGAAACAGTGAGGCTTGCATGTTTaaaatgataaaaacaaaaaaaaattatacctCTCCATCTAATTGTTGAAGGTTGTATGGATTGTATTACTTCGGTGAGACGCCTTTCAAAGGCTTTCAAATCTAGTGCATCAAAGAAGTTATAACTGTCATTTATGGGCTTTAATTAGAGACCATGCGATCCAGCAGAATGAAACAAATCTTTACTCTAATTCACCTTCACACGCCGTTTGTTCTAAGCTCATTTTCAagtttaaataacaaaaattcaCTGTGTACTTTGCACTTTAGTTGAGTTGGAAAAGCCAAGAAGTTTCGTCCACTGTAGCAGAAGCTAGCTAAAAGAAAGCAGACGACTTTTCAACTCAGCATTATGAATTCAAGAAGGCAATTCCGCATAGGGCATAGCCCATGGTTACCATGGCATGGTAGAATCGTAGAATTTATCGTTTTTTTCCATAAATTTACTTCAAGGTGagatta
This genomic window contains:
- the LOC116918063 gene encoding nuclear envelope phosphatase-regulatory subunit 1 isoform X2: MSLEQTACEDLKAFERRLTEVIQSIQPSTIRWRVLLAFISICTAVAAWQWLVDPETMQVSFLYSLYNHIFFTIASLLLVFLFVCGIHKRVVAPSIVASRARQVLTDFNMSCDDTGKLILKPRPSS
- the LOC116918063 gene encoding nuclear envelope phosphatase-regulatory subunit 1 isoform X1; translation: MSLEQTACEGELDYNFFDALDLKAFERRLTEVIQSIQPSTIRWRVLLAFISICTAVAAWQWLVDPETMQVSFLYSLYNHIFFTIASLLLVFLFVCGIHKRVVAPSIVASRARQVLTDFNMSCDDTGKLILKPRPSS